The Nostoc sp. 'Lobaria pulmonaria (5183) cyanobiont' genome window below encodes:
- a CDS encoding YbjN domain-containing protein, whose translation MTSYPETVTNNESVNALISETTSINHLEVIENVIDSLEQDDSAMVNHTPEGGYLWKFKYGSVEVFVQLNGTTDEDTITVWSAVLNLPAKNEPKLMRYLLELNCSSTFEARFGIIENRVVVISTRTLAELSPGEVSRLITVVATIADNNDEALQTEFGAT comes from the coding sequence ATGACAAGCTACCCAGAAACCGTAACTAATAACGAATCCGTTAATGCTTTAATCAGCGAGACGACAAGCATTAACCATCTTGAGGTAATTGAAAATGTCATCGACTCTTTGGAACAAGATGATAGTGCGATGGTTAACCACACTCCAGAGGGTGGTTATCTTTGGAAGTTTAAATATGGAAGTGTGGAAGTATTTGTCCAACTCAACGGGACAACCGATGAAGACACAATAACGGTTTGGTCTGCGGTGCTAAATTTACCTGCCAAAAATGAACCTAAGTTGATGCGGTATCTTTTGGAGTTAAACTGCTCTAGTACTTTTGAAGCACGTTTTGGTATTATTGAAAACCGGGTAGTTGTAATATCGACACGCACCTTAGCAGAGTTATCTCCTGGCGAAGTGTCTCGGCTAATTACCGTTGTGGCAACGATCGCTGATAATAACGATGAAGCCTTACAAACTGAATTTGGTGCGACTTAA
- a CDS encoding DNA topology modulation protein, with product MKKILIIGSGGAGKSTLARELGTILGLEVIHLDAWYWNPGWVETPKTQWQSIIQDLTRRESWIMDGNYSGTLDIRLSVADTVIFLDFPRLLCLSRVIKRRFMYVRQSRPDMASNCPERLNWEFLKYIWSYPILRRPGILEKLSQVTPNQQALILRKQTELRGLLQKISPYSD from the coding sequence GTGAAGAAAATCTTAATCATTGGTTCTGGAGGTGCTGGTAAATCTACCCTAGCCCGCGAACTGGGAACCATCTTAGGTTTAGAAGTGATTCACTTGGATGCTTGGTACTGGAATCCTGGTTGGGTTGAGACTCCAAAAACTCAATGGCAGAGCATAATCCAAGACCTAACCCGACGAGAATCTTGGATTATGGATGGTAACTATAGCGGTACTCTCGACATTCGTTTGTCGGTTGCAGATACAGTAATTTTTTTGGATTTTCCCCGGCTTTTATGTTTGTCGCGAGTGATTAAACGTCGCTTCATGTATGTTAGACAATCCAGACCTGATATGGCATCAAATTGTCCTGAAAGATTGAATTGGGAATTTCTCAAATATATCTGGTCATACCCAATTCTTCGCCGTCCTGGAATTCTAGAAAAACTTAGTCAAGTAACACCAAATCAGCAAGCTCTTATTCTCCGCAAACAAACAGAACTCAGAGGGTTGTTACAAAAAATTTCCCCCTATTCAGATTGA
- the purH gene encoding bifunctional phosphoribosylaminoimidazolecarboxamide formyltransferase/IMP cyclohydrolase — protein MARLALLSVSNKTGLIDLARSLVEEFDFDLISSGGTAQALKDAGLPVTKVADYTGSPEILGGRVKTLHPRIHGGILARRDVPQDITELENNQIRPIDLVVVNLYPFEETIAKPGVTLSQAVEQIDIGGPAMLRASSKNFAHLAVLCDPAQYDEYLQELRQNNGDASLEFRQKAALKGFSHTASYDRAIASYLAQAQQYTLSGTQLQSLRYGENPHQPAVWYQTGTTPTGWTSATKLQGKELSYNNLVDLEAARRIIAEFTDTPAATIIKHTNPCGTALGSSISEAYHKAFNADSTSAFGGIVALNRPIDAATASELTKTFLECVVAPNCDAEAQEILAKKSNVRVLTLADLSSGPKDTVKAIAGGFLVQASDDVIADTSQWQIVTERQPTPDELAELLFAWKVCKHVKSNAIVVTSDRTTLGVGAGQMNRVGSVKIALEQAQEKAKGATLASDGFFPFDDSVKTAAAAGITAIVQPGGSLRDKDSIIAANELGLLMVLTGVRHFLH, from the coding sequence ATGGCGCGTCTAGCCCTGCTGAGTGTATCTAACAAAACTGGTTTAATTGACCTAGCCCGTAGCTTGGTTGAAGAATTTGACTTTGATTTAATCAGCAGTGGGGGAACAGCCCAAGCACTCAAAGATGCAGGACTCCCTGTTACCAAAGTTGCAGATTATACAGGCTCACCAGAAATTTTAGGTGGCCGAGTCAAAACGCTGCATCCCCGGATTCATGGCGGAATTTTGGCGCGGCGAGATGTTCCCCAAGATATTACAGAACTAGAAAATAACCAAATTCGCCCGATTGATTTAGTGGTGGTGAATCTATATCCTTTTGAGGAAACGATCGCTAAACCAGGGGTAACATTATCCCAAGCGGTTGAACAGATTGATATTGGTGGGCCAGCAATGCTACGGGCATCATCAAAAAACTTCGCCCATCTGGCTGTATTATGCGATCCGGCACAGTATGACGAGTATTTACAGGAATTGCGGCAAAATAACGGCGACGCATCCTTAGAGTTTCGGCAAAAGGCGGCATTAAAAGGGTTTTCGCATACTGCTAGTTACGATCGCGCGATCGCATCTTACCTCGCCCAAGCACAGCAGTACACTCTTAGCGGTACACAATTACAATCTCTGCGTTACGGCGAAAACCCCCATCAACCCGCCGTCTGGTATCAAACTGGTACTACCCCAACAGGATGGACATCTGCGACAAAACTTCAAGGCAAAGAACTTAGTTACAATAACTTAGTTGATTTAGAAGCCGCACGCCGAATTATTGCTGAGTTCACTGATACTCCAGCCGCAACGATAATTAAACATACAAATCCCTGTGGTACGGCATTGGGAAGCAGTATTTCAGAAGCGTACCATAAAGCTTTCAATGCTGATTCTACTTCCGCCTTTGGTGGGATTGTTGCACTCAACCGCCCGATAGATGCGGCTACAGCTAGCGAGTTAACCAAAACATTTTTAGAATGTGTGGTTGCACCAAATTGTGATGCAGAAGCTCAAGAAATCCTGGCCAAAAAATCCAACGTGCGGGTTTTGACTCTAGCTGATTTGAGCAGTGGCCCTAAGGATACAGTGAAAGCGATCGCAGGTGGTTTCCTTGTCCAAGCTAGTGATGACGTGATTGCTGACACCAGTCAATGGCAAATTGTCACCGAACGTCAACCCACACCCGACGAATTAGCCGAATTGCTGTTTGCTTGGAAAGTCTGTAAACACGTTAAATCTAATGCCATTGTTGTAACTAGCGATCGCACTACACTAGGAGTAGGTGCTGGTCAAATGAATCGCGTCGGCTCAGTTAAAATAGCTCTAGAACAAGCTCAAGAAAAAGCCAAAGGTGCAACTCTCGCCAGCGATGGATTTTTCCCCTTTGATGATTCAGTCAAAACAGCCGCAGCAGCAGGAATTACAGCCATTGTCCAACCAGGAGGAAGTTTGCGCGATAAAGATTCTATCATTGCTGCTAACGAACTCGGTTTGCTGATGGTCTTAACTGGTGTACGTCACTTTTTACACTAA
- a CDS encoding lipoate--protein ligase family protein has protein sequence MLQTSGAVQMAIDAWLFNQCENGQHPPTLRFYTWYPYALSLGYLQKQWPVEWHNLIYQGQPLDLVRRPTGGRAVLHQGNLTYALITSASTGKSWGTYEKICNFLIQGWQILGIELNYGSAGRGYIHNPSCFNTATAADLVTADRSKFIGSAQRKGRNTILQHGSMILSTDKGLFEEIFEQSAPWNTSLCNTHQEDGWIAKIVDTLTETAKQYFGIELVTQPFTDLEWQDILKLRSLYEVR, from the coding sequence ATGCTTCAGACATCAGGAGCAGTGCAAATGGCGATCGATGCTTGGTTGTTCAACCAATGCGAAAACGGACAACATCCGCCTACCTTGCGTTTTTATACTTGGTATCCCTATGCTCTCTCCTTGGGATATCTGCAAAAACAATGGCCTGTCGAGTGGCATAATCTGATTTACCAGGGACAGCCACTCGATCTAGTTCGTCGTCCAACCGGAGGTAGAGCTGTTCTCCACCAAGGGAACTTAACCTACGCTCTAATCACCTCAGCTAGTACTGGAAAAAGCTGGGGTACTTATGAAAAAATCTGTAACTTTTTGATCCAAGGCTGGCAAATCTTGGGTATTGAGTTAAATTATGGTTCTGCTGGACGGGGTTACATTCACAATCCCAGTTGCTTTAATACAGCAACAGCAGCTGACTTAGTTACTGCCGATAGAAGTAAATTTATTGGTAGCGCCCAACGCAAGGGAAGAAATACTATTCTTCAACACGGCTCGATGATTTTGTCTACAGACAAAGGTTTATTTGAGGAAATCTTTGAACAATCGGCTCCGTGGAATACCTCACTTTGCAACACACACCAAGAGGACGGATGGATTGCAAAGATTGTGGATACATTGACAGAAACGGCAAAACAGTACTTTGGCATAGAACTAGTTACCCAACCATTCACCGATCTCGAATGGCAAGATATCCTCAAATTGCGATCGCTGTATGAAGTGCGTTAG
- the coaBC gene encoding bifunctional phosphopantothenoylcysteine decarboxylase/phosphopantothenate--cysteine ligase CoaBC has translation MTNPKLNKVLIGVGGGIAAYKICELVSTLFKTGVEVRVILTHSAQEFITPLTLSTLSRHRAYTDDDFWQPTHSRPLHIELGEWADVMVIAPLTANTLAKLAYGMADNLLTNTVLASTCPVLLAPAMNTDMWEQQSVQRNWQQLLIDSRYHGMSTASGLLACDRIGAGRLAEPPEILAHIQSLLHTQGKRDLVGKRVLISAGGTREYLDPVRFIGNPSTGKMGLALSQAAFHRGASVTLVHGPANWDVPLGVQAIPVVSADEMQHAMVECLPNADVIVMSAAVADVKPRDYSTEKLPKRSLPQALPLEPVPDIVAQLAQQKQPHQILIGFAAQTGDIVKPALEKLHSKKLDAIVANPIDRADSGFGSDNNQAIFLDSQRNQLEIAPCSKLEMAHQLFDFVITEF, from the coding sequence ATGACTAATCCAAAATTGAACAAGGTTCTAATTGGTGTAGGTGGGGGTATCGCCGCCTACAAAATCTGTGAATTGGTTTCGACGCTGTTTAAAACCGGGGTGGAAGTCCGAGTCATCCTTACCCATTCGGCGCAAGAATTTATCACGCCTCTGACTTTATCAACCCTATCTCGTCATCGCGCCTACACAGATGATGATTTTTGGCAACCAACTCACTCTCGTCCGTTGCATATTGAGTTGGGTGAATGGGCAGATGTCATGGTAATTGCCCCTTTGACAGCTAATACATTAGCAAAGTTAGCCTACGGAATGGCGGATAATTTACTCACAAATACCGTGCTGGCTTCTACTTGTCCCGTGCTGTTAGCACCCGCAATGAATACTGATATGTGGGAACAGCAATCGGTACAACGGAATTGGCAACAGCTATTGATAGATAGTCGATATCATGGAATGAGTACAGCATCAGGGTTATTAGCGTGCGATCGCATCGGTGCTGGTAGATTAGCAGAACCTCCAGAAATTTTGGCTCACATCCAATCCTTGTTACACACTCAAGGCAAACGAGATTTAGTAGGTAAACGAGTCTTAATTAGCGCTGGGGGAACGCGAGAGTATCTGGACCCAGTGAGGTTTATTGGTAATCCTTCCACAGGTAAAATGGGATTGGCGCTATCGCAAGCAGCATTTCACCGAGGTGCAAGTGTCACCCTGGTACATGGCCCGGCTAATTGGGATGTGCCATTGGGAGTACAAGCAATTCCCGTTGTTAGTGCCGACGAAATGCAGCACGCTATGGTGGAATGTTTACCCAACGCTGATGTAATTGTCATGTCAGCAGCCGTGGCAGATGTGAAACCACGAGATTATAGTACAGAGAAATTGCCCAAGCGATCGCTCCCCCAAGCTTTACCTTTAGAACCCGTACCAGATATAGTCGCCCAATTAGCACAACAGAAACAACCACATCAAATATTAATTGGTTTTGCAGCACAAACTGGAGATATTGTCAAACCTGCATTAGAAAAGTTACACAGTAAAAAACTCGATGCTATTGTTGCCAATCCCATCGATCGAGCTGATAGTGGTTTTGGTAGCGATAATAATCAAGCGATATTTTTAGATAGCCAAAGAAATCAATTGGAAATTGCACCTTGTTCTAAATTAGAAATGGCACATCAATTATTTGATTTTGTCATTACGGAATTTTAG
- the gatB gene encoding Asp-tRNA(Asn)/Glu-tRNA(Gln) amidotransferase subunit GatB: MTTATTVKTEYEAIIGLETHCQLSTNTKIFSNSSTAFGSDPNTNIDPVCMGLPGVLPVLNEKVLEYAVKAGLALNCQIAKYSKFDRKQYFYPDLPKNYQISQYDLPIAEHGWLEIELVDAEGNPIRKRIGITRLHMEEDAGKLVHAGSDRLSGSSYSLVDYNRAGIPLVEIVSEPDLRSGLEAAEYAEELRRIVRYLGVSDGNMEQGSLRCDVNISVRPVGRKEFGTKVEIKNMNSFSAIQRAIDYEIERQIAAIDAGDRIIQETRLWQEDAQCTSSMRVKEGSSDYRYFPEPDLAPIEVSNEQLEQWRSELPELPAQKRHHYESELGLSPYDARVLTEDRSIAEYFETAIASGANPKAAANWITQDIAAHLNKQKLTITQIALTPTNLADIITRIETGKISNAQAKQKLPDLLSGISPEKAFAGQELITDPSVLEPIVDEVIAANSKELEKYRNGNTNLKGFFVGQVLKKTGKRADPKLTNELVEKKLNA; encoded by the coding sequence ATGACCACTGCTACGACCGTAAAAACTGAGTATGAAGCGATTATTGGTTTAGAAACCCATTGTCAACTGAGTACCAATACCAAGATTTTCTCTAATAGCTCTACGGCATTCGGTTCTGACCCCAATACTAACATTGACCCGGTTTGTATGGGTTTACCTGGGGTCTTACCTGTACTCAATGAAAAAGTATTAGAATACGCCGTCAAAGCTGGTTTGGCACTGAATTGTCAAATTGCTAAATATAGCAAGTTTGACCGAAAACAGTATTTTTATCCAGATTTGCCCAAAAATTACCAAATTTCTCAATACGACCTACCGATCGCAGAACATGGTTGGTTAGAAATTGAGTTGGTAGATGCTGAGGGGAATCCGATTCGCAAACGCATTGGCATTACGCGTCTGCACATGGAAGAAGATGCTGGAAAATTGGTACACGCTGGTAGCGATCGCCTTTCTGGTTCTTCCTATTCTCTAGTAGACTACAATCGCGCAGGTATCCCATTAGTAGAAATTGTTTCAGAACCCGATCTGCGTTCTGGACTAGAAGCTGCTGAATATGCCGAAGAGTTGCGCCGGATTGTCCGGTATCTCGGCGTGAGTGACGGCAATATGGAACAAGGATCTCTGCGCTGCGATGTCAACATTTCTGTGCGTCCAGTGGGACGAAAGGAGTTTGGCACCAAGGTAGAAATTAAAAACATGAACTCCTTCAGCGCCATTCAACGAGCGATTGACTACGAAATTGAACGCCAAATAGCCGCCATCGATGCAGGCGATCGCATCATCCAAGAAACTCGGCTGTGGCAAGAAGACGCTCAATGCACAAGTAGTATGCGGGTGAAAGAAGGTTCTAGCGATTACCGCTACTTCCCCGAACCAGATTTAGCACCAATTGAGGTGTCAAATGAACAATTAGAGCAATGGCGTAGCGAACTACCAGAATTACCAGCCCAAAAACGCCATCATTATGAAAGTGAGTTGGGGCTTTCTCCTTACGATGCGCGAGTCTTAACAGAAGATCGTTCAATCGCCGAATATTTTGAAACTGCGATCGCATCTGGAGCAAATCCCAAAGCTGCTGCCAACTGGATTACTCAAGATATTGCAGCCCACCTCAATAAGCAAAAACTCACTATTACTCAAATCGCCCTGACTCCGACCAATTTGGCAGATATTATCACTCGCATTGAAACGGGCAAAATTAGCAATGCTCAAGCTAAACAAAAGTTGCCAGATTTGCTTAGTGGTATTTCTCCTGAGAAAGCCTTTGCCGGACAAGAGTTAATCACCGATCCTAGCGTACTGGAACCGATTGTCGATGAAGTCATAGCCGCCAACTCCAAAGAACTAGAAAAGTATCGCAACGGTAACACTAACCTCAAAGGCTTCTTTGTCGGACAAGTTCTCAAAAAGACAGGCAAACGTGCCGATCCTAAGCTGACTAACGAATTGGTTGAGAAAAAACTGAACGCCTAG
- a CDS encoding alpha/beta hydrolase, translating into MTVPTATSQPAAGLIVTLHGWGANAEDVASLLPLIDLPDYQFVLPNAPYPYPYSPIGRAWYDLRVENMYQGLAESRQLLTDFLESLESTTGIPLSRTILSGFSQGGAMTLDVGSKLPLAGLVVMSGYLHPDAVMANQKGIAPTLITHGKYDEVVPLQAALKARETLKSLGVAVEYHEFDMGHEIDPKTLEVLRNFVVNTIA; encoded by the coding sequence ATCACCGTTCCCACAGCAACTTCTCAACCCGCCGCAGGCTTAATTGTCACTTTGCATGGTTGGGGTGCTAACGCTGAGGATGTAGCATCTTTGTTACCCTTGATCGATTTACCTGATTACCAGTTTGTATTGCCTAATGCACCTTATCCTTATCCCTATTCCCCTATAGGGAGGGCATGGTATGACCTGCGGGTAGAAAATATGTATCAAGGGTTGGCAGAAAGCCGGCAACTGCTAACAGATTTCTTGGAATCTTTAGAAAGTACCACTGGCATACCTTTGTCACGTACCATTTTGAGTGGATTTTCTCAAGGCGGAGCAATGACTTTAGATGTCGGCTCAAAATTGCCCTTAGCAGGTTTAGTTGTCATGAGCGGGTATTTACATCCTGATGCAGTAATGGCAAATCAAAAAGGGATTGCGCCGACTTTAATCACTCATGGTAAATATGATGAAGTTGTGCCCCTACAAGCTGCTTTGAAGGCACGAGAAACTCTAAAGTCTCTAGGAGTGGCAGTAGAATACCACGAATTTGATATGGGGCATGAAATAGATCCAAAAACGTTAGAGGTGCTACGAAATTTCGTTGTAAATACAATTGCTTAG
- a CDS encoding M10 family metallopeptidase C-terminal domain-containing protein, protein MANIIGIEGNDTLVGTNSADTINGNGDNVYSIYQDNDLLTGGGGKDKFIYNLSNPDSNSNIDTITDFGGVGKGITPSAAVIAEVDTIQFGDGFTALI, encoded by the coding sequence ATGGCAAATATCATTGGAATCGAAGGGAATGATACCCTAGTGGGCACTAACAGTGCAGATACGATTAATGGTAATGGTGACAATGTTTACTCAATTTATCAGGACAACGATCTTCTGACTGGTGGCGGTGGCAAGGATAAATTTATCTACAACTTAAGCAATCCTGACTCTAATAGCAACATCGATACTATTACTGATTTCGGTGGCGTGGGTAAGGGCATAACTCCCTCAGCAGCAGTTATTGCTGAAGTGGATACCATCCAATTCGGCGATGGTTTTACTGCCCTGATTTGA
- the isiD gene encoding protein IsiD, whose protein sequence is MTTLSISQKEIAAMNAVEVEELATRLELDNYSNAFEGLNDWHLLRAIAFQRPELVEPYIYLLDLEPYDEA, encoded by the coding sequence ATGACAACTCTAAGCATTTCCCAAAAAGAAATTGCTGCCATGAACGCAGTAGAAGTAGAAGAACTAGCTACACGTCTGGAACTGGATAATTATAGTAATGCTTTTGAGGGTTTAAATGATTGGCATCTATTGCGAGCGATCGCATTTCAGCGTCCAGAGTTAGTTGAACCCTATATCTACCTCTTAGACTTGGAACCCTACGATGAAGCGTAG
- a CDS encoding calcium-binding protein, giving the protein MGSNGNDTIIGNYTFYVGHFGDESVEVIDGNDTIDGGADDDLLIVHNGIGREGITSTFNATTNTGSITAGTNGVIYKSIERLDIEGTEYDDLIVGGNGDDTLNGDGGNDILIGGNGNDSLIGGSGADTFAFNSFNEGIDKLDDFNTTNELIRVSAAGFGGGLSAGSLQKNQFTIGASATTSTQRFIYNDVTGALFFDRDGSASAFTQVQFGQLSSGLSLTKNNFVVV; this is encoded by the coding sequence GTGGGGAGCAATGGCAACGATACGATAATAGGAAACTATACTTTCTATGTCGGGCACTTTGGAGATGAGAGCGTTGAGGTTATTGATGGCAATGACACAATAGATGGGGGCGCAGATGACGATTTGTTGATCGTCCATAACGGCATTGGTAGGGAGGGAATCACTTCGACTTTCAATGCCACCACTAACACTGGCTCAATTACGGCGGGGACAAATGGGGTTATCTACAAGAGTATCGAACGATTAGATATCGAAGGTACAGAGTACGATGATTTGATTGTGGGGGGCAATGGGGATGATACTCTCAACGGTGATGGTGGCAATGATATCCTCATAGGTGGCAACGGTAATGATAGTCTAATTGGAGGATCTGGTGCTGATACCTTTGCTTTCAATAGTTTCAATGAAGGCATTGATAAACTAGATGATTTCAACACTACTAATGAACTGATTCGGGTATCAGCTGCTGGTTTTGGTGGCGGATTATCAGCAGGTTCACTTCAGAAAAATCAGTTTACGATCGGAGCATCTGCAACCACTAGTACTCAGCGATTTATTTACAACGATGTTACAGGTGCATTGTTCTTTGATCGAGATGGCAGTGCGAGTGCCTTTACTCAGGTACAATTTGGACAACTTTCGAGTGGGTTGTCACTAACCAAAAACAATTTTGTGGTTGTTTAA
- the argJ gene encoding bifunctional ornithine acetyltransferase/N-acetylglutamate synthase gives MADWQEITGGITAPRGYQAAGITAGLKPSGLPDLALIFSEVEAIAAGVFTTSQVKAACVEYCRQRLQAKQSARAIFCNAGQANAATGTQGYLDTLESAMAIAQALNISSESVLLASTGVIGQRIKMDALRSGIPKVVAALSETGSDAAAGAIITTDLVTKSIALETTIGDRSVRIAGIAKGSGMIHPNMATMLAFVTCDAVVSPHLWQQMLARAADRSFNSITVDGDTSTNDSLIALANGQSRTPAIIEWGAEAEKLEAMLTAVCQHLAKAIARDGEGATCLIEVEVTGAHDEISARQIAKTIAGSSLVKSAIFGRDPNWGRIAAAAGRAGVPFEQENLQIKLGNFLMLENGQPLQFDRGAASAYLKKASVGAYLQQDTVLISINVGNGYGVGKAWGCDLSYDYVKINAEYTT, from the coding sequence ATGGCAGATTGGCAAGAAATAACAGGTGGTATCACAGCACCAAGGGGGTATCAGGCGGCGGGAATTACCGCAGGATTGAAACCTTCGGGGTTGCCAGATTTAGCTTTGATATTCTCAGAAGTGGAAGCGATCGCAGCGGGTGTGTTCACCACCAGCCAAGTGAAAGCTGCCTGCGTAGAATATTGTCGCCAACGCTTGCAAGCCAAACAAAGCGCTCGTGCCATCTTCTGCAACGCTGGACAAGCAAACGCCGCTACAGGAACTCAAGGCTACCTTGATACCCTAGAATCTGCAATGGCAATAGCCCAAGCTCTAAACATCTCGTCTGAATCTGTGTTATTGGCTTCCACTGGTGTGATTGGTCAAAGAATTAAGATGGATGCTTTGCGAAGCGGGATTCCCAAGGTAGTAGCAGCACTATCAGAAACAGGATCAGATGCCGCTGCCGGGGCGATTATCACTACAGACTTGGTAACAAAATCTATTGCCCTAGAGACAACTATAGGCGATCGCTCGGTACGAATTGCCGGCATTGCCAAAGGTTCCGGCATGATTCACCCCAATATGGCAACCATGCTGGCATTTGTGACTTGTGATGCTGTGGTTTCGCCTCACCTTTGGCAACAGATGTTAGCAAGGGCAGCTGATAGAAGCTTTAATTCCATTACTGTGGATGGTGATACCAGCACCAACGACAGCTTAATTGCCTTGGCAAATGGTCAATCTCGCACCCCAGCAATTATAGAATGGGGCGCAGAAGCAGAGAAATTAGAGGCGATGTTAACAGCAGTTTGCCAGCATTTAGCCAAAGCGATCGCTCGTGATGGTGAAGGCGCAACCTGTCTCATTGAAGTGGAAGTGACAGGGGCCCATGATGAAATCTCAGCCCGACAAATAGCCAAAACGATCGCTGGTTCATCCTTAGTTAAATCTGCAATCTTTGGACGCGATCCAAATTGGGGACGCATCGCCGCCGCTGCCGGACGTGCAGGTGTGCCCTTTGAGCAAGAAAACCTGCAAATTAAGCTAGGGAATTTCTTAATGTTAGAAAATGGACAACCTCTACAATTTGATCGGGGAGCAGCAAGTGCTTATTTGAAAAAAGCATCGGTGGGTGCTTATCTGCAACAGGATACGGTGTTAATTTCCATTAATGTTGGCAATGGTTATGGTGTAGGTAAAGCTTGGGGTTGTGATTTGAGTTATGACTACGTGAAGATTAACGCCGAATACACTACGTGA